A stretch of Campylobacter volucris DNA encodes these proteins:
- the pta gene encoding phosphate acetyltransferase, which yields MNSVFILNYDEKLVHSCIDKINTDVVFYFPVLNNFVKEKVEKLCHDKQINFNFSYTFDNENYKTIMVKNSSDFFKKIIEDFEKIKANHHTISFGVYDFGLMGDLNLNISLAKELNTPLYAKENKDYEILHFLLEQKLKNFVLLKNDEDFSLIDSYTYKTKARFSYELFEKAKSNKKTIVLPESFDERILRASEFLVQNDIVDLILLGDSNEICSKANALNIKIDGVRIINPKNSQYNEEFEELLYEARKNKGMSKEEAKNLIQDKTYFGTMLVHTNKAHAMVSGASTTTAQTIRPALQLIKTKSDVSSVSGMFFMSLEDQVYVFADCAVMPNPTSEQLAELAYVSANSAKAFGLDPKVALLSYSSGDSGSGISVDLVKKAVEIAKEKYPQYLIDGPIQFDAAVDIMTAKSKMPNSKVAGHANVFIFPDLNAANICYKAVQRTANSLAIGPVLQGLKKPVNDLSRGCLVEDIINTVVLSAIQAQE from the coding sequence ATGAATTCAGTTTTTATTTTAAATTATGATGAAAAATTAGTTCATTCTTGTATTGATAAAATCAATACCGATGTTGTTTTTTATTTTCCAGTTTTAAACAATTTCGTCAAAGAAAAAGTAGAAAAATTATGTCATGATAAACAAATTAATTTTAATTTTTCTTATACTTTTGATAATGAAAATTACAAAACAATTATGGTAAAAAATTCAAGCGATTTTTTTAAAAAAATCATAGAAGATTTTGAAAAAATTAAAGCAAATCATCATACAATAAGCTTTGGCGTGTATGATTTTGGATTAATGGGTGATTTAAATTTAAATATATCTTTGGCTAAAGAATTAAATACTCCTTTATACGCAAAAGAAAACAAAGATTATGAAATTTTACATTTTTTATTAGAGCAAAAATTAAAAAATTTTGTATTGTTAAAAAATGATGAAGATTTTTCTTTGATTGATTCTTATACTTATAAAACAAAGGCAAGATTTTCCTATGAGCTTTTTGAAAAAGCAAAGTCTAATAAAAAAACCATAGTTTTACCAGAAAGTTTTGATGAAAGAATTTTAAGAGCAAGTGAATTTTTAGTGCAAAATGATATTGTTGATTTGATTTTGCTCGGTGATAGTAATGAAATTTGTTCTAAAGCCAATGCTTTAAATATTAAAATTGATGGTGTGCGTATTATAAATCCAAAAAATTCACAATATAATGAAGAATTTGAAGAACTTTTATATGAAGCAAGGAAAAATAAAGGTATGAGCAAAGAAGAGGCAAAAAATCTCATCCAAGATAAAACATATTTTGGTACTATGTTGGTTCATACTAACAAAGCTCATGCTATGGTAAGTGGAGCAAGCACCACAACAGCACAAACTATACGCCCAGCTTTACAACTTATTAAAACTAAAAGCGATGTGAGTTCTGTTTCAGGTATGTTTTTTATGTCTTTAGAAGATCAAGTGTATGTCTTTGCAGATTGTGCGGTTATGCCAAATCCTACTTCTGAGCAGCTTGCAGAGCTTGCATATGTGAGTGCAAATAGCGCAAAAGCTTTTGGACTTGATCCAAAAGTAGCCTTGCTTTCATATTCTAGTGGTGATAGTGGTAGTGGAATAAGTGTAGATTTGGTAAAAAAAGCTGTAGAAATTGCAAAAGAAAAGTATCCACAATATTTAATTGATGGTCCTATACAATTTGATGCAGCAGTAGATATAATGACTGCAAAAAGCAAAATGCCAAATTCTAAAGTAGCAGGTCATGCTAATGTATTTATATTTCCAGATTTAAATGCTGCAAATATATGCTATAAAGCAGTTCAAAGAACAGCTAATTCTTTAGCCATAGGTCCAGTTTTACAAGGTCTTAAAAAGCCAGTAAATGATTTAAGCAGGGGTTGTTTGGTTGAAGATATTATTAATACTGTAGTTTTAAGTGCAATTCAAGCGCAAGAATAA
- a CDS encoding acetate kinase: MKILVLNSGSSSIKFKLFDNDEAIASGLVEKIGEKISNIELKNLKTSEKIQRELAIKNHEEGIKLVNELFAQSGILSDLSELDGCGHRVVHGGSNLTKHCIVNDDVLKEIERISHMAPLHNPAHLVGIKTMMSAAKNVPNVTVFDTAFHQSMPDYAYMYALPYEYYEKHQIRKYGFHGTSHSYVSKQAAKMLGKDINDFNAISAHLGNGASVCAIENGKCVDTSMGLTPLEGLIMGTRCGDMDPAVLPFLSKELNLSTDELDVIMNKKSGVYGICGYNDFRDIHAQIEQNDDKARLALDMFCYRLAKYIGSYYAILPRVDALIFTAGIGENDSKVREKVCKRLEHLGFKIDTTKNANLRSGQISQENSNIDILIVPTEEELEIAKITANLINCR, translated from the coding sequence ATGAAAATTTTAGTTTTAAATTCAGGTTCTTCATCGATCAAATTTAAGCTTTTTGATAATGATGAAGCGATAGCTTCGGGTTTGGTTGAAAAAATAGGTGAGAAAATCTCAAACATAGAATTAAAAAATTTGAAAACTTCAGAAAAAATTCAAAGAGAATTAGCCATAAAAAATCACGAAGAGGGAATAAAACTTGTAAATGAGTTATTTGCTCAAAGTGGAATTTTAAGTGATTTAAGTGAGCTTGATGGTTGTGGGCATAGGGTTGTTCATGGAGGTTCAAATTTAACCAAACACTGCATTGTTAATGATGATGTTTTAAAAGAAATTGAAAGAATTTCTCATATGGCCCCACTACATAATCCTGCGCATTTAGTAGGCATTAAAACTATGATGAGTGCTGCTAAAAATGTTCCAAATGTAACAGTTTTTGATACAGCTTTTCATCAAAGTATGCCAGATTATGCTTATATGTATGCACTTCCTTATGAATACTATGAAAAACATCAAATAAGAAAATATGGATTTCACGGGACTTCGCACTCTTATGTGAGTAAGCAAGCTGCTAAGATGCTTGGTAAAGATATAAATGATTTTAATGCAATTAGTGCTCATTTGGGAAATGGCGCTAGTGTTTGTGCTATAGAAAATGGAAAATGTGTTGATACTTCTATGGGTTTAACTCCTTTAGAGGGATTAATCATGGGAACTAGATGTGGTGATATGGATCCAGCTGTATTACCTTTTTTATCTAAAGAATTAAATTTAAGCACCGATGAACTTGATGTTATTATGAATAAAAAAAGTGGTGTATATGGAATTTGTGGTTATAATGATTTTAGGGATATACATGCGCAAATTGAACAAAATGATGATAAAGCAAGACTTGCTTTAGATATGTTTTGTTACCGATTAGCTAAGTATATTGGTTCATATTATGCTATTTTACCTAGAGTAGATGCATTAATTTTTACTGCAGGTATAGGAGAAAATGACTCCAAAGTAAGAGAAAAAGTGTGTAAAAGATTAGAGCATTTAGGCTTTAAAATTGATACAACTAAAAATGCAAATTTAAGAAGTGGGCAAATTAGCCAAGAAAATTCTAATATAGATATATTGATAGTTCCTACTGAAGAAGAATTAGAAATTGCAAAAATTACAGCAAATCTTATAAATTGTAGATAA
- a CDS encoding MetQ/NlpA family ABC transporter substrate-binding protein: protein MNLLKFIALNTLLGASLFASEIITVAATPVPHAEILEQIKPDLEQKGYKLEIKEFTDYVLPNLAVDGGEIDANFFQHIPYLEEFNKNKGTKLVKVAAVHIEPMAVYSKKFKSIDELPNGATIAVPNDPTNESRALDIIAKAGLVKFKDSALKTPVDIIDNPKKIKFVELKAAQLPRSLEDVDFAVINSNYALSADLNPAKDSVLIEDGQSPYVNILVIKEGHENDEKIKALSQALQSQKVKDYINQKYNGSVIPAF, encoded by the coding sequence ATGAATTTATTAAAATTTATTGCTTTAAATACACTTTTAGGTGCAAGTTTATTTGCTAGCGAAATCATCACCGTAGCTGCTACTCCTGTTCCTCATGCAGAAATTTTAGAACAAATCAAACCTGATTTAGAACAAAAAGGATACAAGCTAGAAATTAAAGAATTTACTGATTATGTTTTACCTAATTTAGCGGTTGATGGTGGCGAAATTGATGCAAATTTTTTCCAACACATACCTTATTTAGAAGAATTTAACAAAAATAAAGGAACCAAACTAGTAAAAGTTGCAGCAGTTCATATAGAACCAATGGCTGTTTATTCTAAAAAATTTAAAAGTATTGATGAATTACCAAACGGTGCGACTATAGCTGTGCCAAATGATCCAACAAATGAAAGTAGAGCTTTAGATATTATCGCAAAAGCGGGTTTAGTTAAATTTAAAGATAGTGCTTTAAAAACCCCTGTTGATATCATTGATAATCCTAAAAAAATCAAATTTGTAGAATTAAAAGCAGCTCAACTTCCAAGATCTTTAGAAGATGTAGATTTTGCGGTTATTAATTCAAATTATGCTTTATCAGCGGATTTAAATCCAGCTAAAGATAGTGTCTTAATCGAAGATGGTCAAAGCCCTTATGTAAATATACTTGTTATAAAAGAAGGTCATGAAAATGATGAGAAAATTAAAGCTTTAAGCCAAGCTTTGCAAAGTCAAAAAGTAAAAGATTATATCAATCAAAAATACAATGGCTCAGTAATACCTGCATTTTAA